In the Cucurbita pepo subsp. pepo cultivar mu-cu-16 chromosome LG17, ASM280686v2, whole genome shotgun sequence genome, taattctCAGTTAATATAAATTTCTCGTATCTTGATCTTATTTTAACTTGAGGAGATCAAGGAGCCAACctatgaagatgaaaattaaCCTAGCATAACAGAAGTCATAGtatcacataacataatacATGTCACAATAGTCATAAAATACGGCACATGGAAGGATCATAGAGTATCTGTCATTCATACTTCATTTAGTTCATCCATCATGCCAATACTAGAGCCTATTATCTAATTGACCTAGGTCGGAGTTATTAACTATCCTTGGAACTAGCGTGAACAAGCTCTTTAACTTCAATTTATCCTATGCAAACCCACGACAAGAATCAGGCCAAAACATACTATTAATTTATCTAACAATGGGCATATTGACCCCAAACACTTCTAAAAACGTTAGAAACAGCTCCGTGACCGTCCAAGATAATTGGAAAGAGGCTAGAGATATCAAGTCAAGCTGCCTAAACTGTGAGACCCAggattttcttttaccttcttTGTCAAACTTAATTTCTTAGaacatataaataatttttttatttaatttttaatttaaaaatatgattttcaCACTTATCTtctaaactaaaatataaattcctCAAACAATacaattaatgaaaaaaagaattcaccaataaaatggaaaacttGCATagacttcaaaattttctttatttttattttgtattatttacttttcatttcgctatttatttttttattttattttttcttaataaatgttattttagaTATCAATCAGTTTATAAAGGCttgaaaaatgataataaattgaaatactGTATTTTATGTTAGAAGaactgaaataaataaattatattaaatttttttaaatataatatgtataattaatttttgagtTCCATTATCCATACTactcatttataattatattaaaattatttataattatattaaaataatttagttgagaataattattaatattgacGGCTATTTATTCTcctaacttattttattttgttttgaataaattttattaattaattgatattagtttacaaaattattatattttaattatttaattataataaatcaataataatttaattaaatagatatttaattattttgataaaaaaaattattatttatttacaccctaattaattatctaaaaataagtgggtaataaaattgttgaaactattttatttatctaaaatcttgataacattttcatataacattgaatatattaaaataacctTTAGGTCTCgtacttttaaatataatatttttttagtattacaaacaaaattttcagttAAACAACGTCTAACTTGAAAACCCATAAGACCAAAAAGATTTTAGGACTCGACCCACGAGACCAAAATTTTTAGATGACTAATACTTAACCGAAAGTTCTATGTCACGATGTGCTAGTATTTTTCGTGCATGTACTTCTTTATTTTGCTCTTGTTATCTTGTTGCCATGATTATGTTATGCCTCATGAGATACTATAACACACTAGTTATTACGAGCATGTATGAAGTATTTATGAACATGTAAGAAATACTATGTGCTACATTATATTGtcccataattttaaatgttgaacatcatgcatgttgtatgttaTGAGCATAGATTACTTTTCTAGTATATTACATACGAGTGCATATGCCATGATATATTATACGcgatccttttttttttttggttagttTTCAACAACATAAGCGTGTGCTAGTCTATAGGTTAGGTCTAGGAGATACATATACAAACTAGTTTAATGAGCTTATGCATGCATATATGAATTATGTGTGGAATAGTATCATGCATCTAACcctatttgaaaaaataaaataaagttcaaGGAACAATTAAGTACGATCATGAAAAGTAGATCTCGCCAATGAACCATATCTTCTAACCTCAACAACAGGTCATTGAGTATTTTGAAATACTCATTCCACGTTTATTATTTTCCAGGTAAAGACGAGTCTCTTATATAGATGACGACGCCAACTGAGATAAAGCCACCAATTGAAAAGCGTTCGTTGCATACAAACTTCTGCTGACATGGCCTTAACTGCTGCTATGGACTTGAACAAGGACGCTGATATGAGTTTCAAGAGTTTTGTACTCGACGGCCACCACATTCACAGTCGGCAAAGGGAGAAGAGTTGGCATCCACGTCAACGGGTAGGCAGACATCGTCTTCAACATGGACGATGTCGTCCGTATAAGGGCATGCAAActcttcaatcaattttgtattattattattattattattattattgttattatttaacaaCATTATTAACTCATTTATGAACCTGatatatgtttgaattttgtattatcattattttactatattatgccatttataatatatattgttataCATATTCTAATTtaacaaaagcaaaataattttatatcatgCAATAATAACTTCATCAAAGTCCcatttaacatttaaataaatttaaaatcatgaaattaagACGAACCTCAAATTCTTGACATCCCAAGGAAACATTCCATATAAAGagatgaaaatctctcctGACATCGAGCCAAAGGGTGGGCTAGGACTGTTAGGATTATCATTTTAAAGGTCGGAACTAAAGAACGAaattcaattctaaaaaataaagaaccaTTTGCTCAAACATAGAAACCCCATATGTATTACATATTACCATTTCAAAGTTCGGTCTTACACACGTTAATAAGAAATACAACCCAAAAGCCTTAAGCATATAACCAAAGACTATAACACTATTACACTACACTACACTACACTACACTACGGTTAGTTAATTAGTATACTTTAGTTGAAACACAAGAGAGACAAACCTAGCCCTGTACAGAGGTTCTCAAGTTCAGCTCCATATGGTTTCTGAATCCCTCAGGCTAGATAGCAGAGCATCACGTCCTGCCAAAACGATCTGGAAAAAGCTGTCCACTTCATTAGTAAGCAAATGAAGATCTTCTGAAAGTTTCTCGGCCTTTCCTTGCAACTCCGATACAGCGTTTTCCAGCGGTTTAGCTTCTTCAACTTCTGGATTCTCCGGGATTATTTTATGAAGATTGGCCACACATTGGTCGATAGCTTCAAGCTCCTTCAGGGGGGTAAACTTTCCATGTGAGTATGTACttctaatttcattatttacaTCATTTTGCAAGGAGGAGAAAGTTTGTCCCCATGAATATGTATCAGCAATTTTCAGATCAAACAGTTTTGGGGAACCTAGGAAGGCTGAGGCAAAGACACTGCACATAAAAACTGTCTGTACCTTCACCCCGTATAAAGCGAGCATCAGAACCTTACCTTTGGCTGAGTTCTTTACTTTTGGAAGATCAAGTGATTCTCCAAGGCTGTCTAGGATTGTACAACAATTCTTAATTCTAGAATTTGAGGAGCTGATGTTCAGTCTCCATTGACCTAAGGAAGCACGGGCTCGAGTGAGTCGCTTTGACTCGGCAGAATCCAAATTATGGGTGACACATCGAAGCATGAGGTTGCTTTGGTTCAAGTGTGAAAGCTCTGAGCTAATAGCATTACAGATGTCAAGCAATTTCACACTGATGTCCAAATAGACATCGATCCACTTTTCATTCCAGTCCGGCACTGGGAGATCTAACTCCTTGATAAGAGTTTTAATATCACTGTGAGTTTCACAAAGCAACTCCATTGCTAATTTCATCCATGAAAGGCTAAGAACGTCATCTTTACTTGAAGGATGGAGCTTTCTTAGTCTTTCAGCTAGGCTTCTCTCAAAAGCATTCAATATTGCAGCAAGTTTAGAAGGCAAATTCGAACCTTTTGGAGATATCATGCGGAATGGGTTACCAAAGGGGAAAAATTGTCTGGGGGGAGTCTGTGGGCGGCTCATTTTCGTGAACTATGAGCTCTTGATGCTATGTATTGACTGCCAAAATGTATTAAACCACATTAAAAGGTATAACTTAAGATTAAAAGAGGTAGAATATTTCAGCCGTATTTTACAtcaggaaataaaaaattaatgatccgaatatttaaaagttagaaTTACTTGTAAGCTCATTTTTTAGAGCATTGCATTTGAAACTTTCATCTACAATCAACAGCAGGAAAATCCCTATATCCAATTTCCTAGTAAATATAGGTAGAAGATGGAGAAATGATGTTTCTAGCCATAAACACCTCAACCTTCTTGCACGAATCAGTTATTATTTTCAGGATTTGCAGAGATTCAAAACAATTAAAGACAGGAAATATAACTGAATTTCTTCTCATCTCATCCTAATTCCCAACTAgggaagaaaattgaatatcAGCTgtaaaaaatcatcaaaatcattaTATAGCTTAAGTTTCACATAACAAGATCAGAGTAAACAAACAGACTCTTCTTATCAACGAATATTTACAGAACAGATATCTCAAACATAGATCTATGGATCCAATTTCAAAACCATCATAAAAACAAAGACAgcagaaaaaaacaaaacaaaactaattTCACTTTAGTTTGCCTTATGTAGTTCTGTTTTGCAGAGATCTAATCaactaaaatcaaattgaacTCATAGAGTACATCCTTTTAACGAAATCCCTAAACCAAGGATAGAAACTGAGTTGTTCAGATATTAAGTCTTCAGATCTCGTTTATAAATCTACTAATCTATCCTTTCAGTTgcaaatataacataaagaTCGTCAAAACCTCAAACATCCATTACACGCTCCTCTAAAAACCTCCAACAAACGAATCTCTTCCAGAATCACTAAAAAAGCAGATGGTAGCAAACTCAAATACAAAGCATGGAAATCTAAACCTAATATTACAAGAAACCAAACagatatccaaaaaaaaaattacaaaaattacaaaataacgCAAGTATCAACAAGCTTACTTACATAGGAGCTAGATCTACGAAACTCCTACAGATAAAGAGCACCGGAACCCACACCAGACGACTCCAAAAGGAACGGGAAAGGAAGAAACGAAAATCCAAGAACTaggaaattgaaaagaaaaaaaaaaaaatctaaaaaatcaTCCTAAATGTATCGAATGAATCAAAAAACATCCGAGGGAAACGAAATATACCGTGTAGTTGAACGAAGATCGATCGAAATTTCTgtgaaggattttttttttttttttttgcagcgTTGAAATTTCAGTATGCGGAGGAAACTGGGAGGAGATGAGGTATTAGAAAAAGAGGAAGGGGAGACTTTGATAATATCACGGGCAGGTGAGTCAAGGGGAGTAGGTATAACGACGTGGCCAGCTTTGATTGGGTTTGGGAGTGGGGGAGGCTGGTTTTTTATCGGTGATTATAGCGAGGGTATTTTGGGAAAGTTGAAACGTGGGGACTGTGACAATATAGGTGTGAAAAGAGACGGAAaatgcaaagaagaaaaagaaagacgaCAACCTGAAGGTTTATTAGGGTTTCTTTCACAAATTGCCTTTGCCAAACTTGAAGGTCATTTTggtctttttgtttttcatttttcaatttaattaaatactgatgatattttatatggtaattaattccttttttaatttctaacctatttaattaaaaaataaaacagttgacatatgatatattttatttgaacgttacattattatatttttatttttttattaaaaaaaaaaaagtgttaacgtcttagaaaagaaagatagaaataattttatggaaattctaatattattttttataaaattaatttgaaaattaataggATTAAATCGAAATTAGCTAGAAAATGTAGGGACAAAATGGTAATTTGacgatatttaaaattatatggtCATATTTAATGGGGAGGCAATGGGTGTGGCCACCTTTTGACGAAGTCCAATGGCCAAACTTTTCCACAATTTTATTTGTGAACTTATCAACTTGAATTGTCTTTAATAGGTGGGCCGTATAAAAACGATGGGTCGGGTCGTTGTTTCGATTATATTTCTatggtttaaaattattttattttagtccttaCGATTCATAATTGTCGGGAATGAATTATGATGCCGACCATTTTGTCAATCTTAAAATAAAGGTAAAATTACGACATGTTAATTGATCACGAGCTTAGAATTTGATATCAGTGATGAACAATTGAGTACAAGTGGCTTCTCTCTGCTGTCATGGAATAGCGAGTTGGGTTCACGTTTAGTTAATGTTGTAGgtatgttattttaatattggtTCGTATAAGAGTGGTGTGCtaggttttatttatttatttatttatttattattattattattatataaatataaaagaaaaaaaaaaaaaatctaaaataaggTTGGCTTAAATGTCGAACTACAAGCTATATAACGTTTTAGACTGTccccacagaccaacacgaaTTCTTGTAACACATCATGTCCTAATTCACATGCTTCTTAGAAAGATTTTCGGGAGATAATCTAAAATATGTGTGGGGCAAATCAGTTGGATTTGGTACATACGCTTCATGCTTAAGACTTGGATCAAGTTTCAAGATTCGCCTTCGACACCTACGGCCTTGACATTCTCCTACAATACAAATTCTTgtagcacatattgtccttATTCACGTGCTTCTTAGAAAATTTTCAGGAGATATTCCAAAATAAGATtgttcaaaacaaaacacgcttaattttgaaatttctatgattgagccaccgaaaaagaaaatgcactTTATTAGTATATGTAGTAACTTTTAATACTATTAAGCCTTTCTTAATCGTCATATTCTCTAGATCGATCTTATTCCACGTGCACCTACTTCTCTACATGAATTGGAGGTTAAATATGTGTCAAATCCAAGGTATCCTTAGACATGAATTGATTAGAACATcttttataagtgtgtggaaaccttcccctagcagacgcgttttaaagtcttgaggggaagctggAAACGGAAAGTCAAAAGAGGACAAAATCATATGGAAAGAGGATACAAGATATATGCCTATgataaaatgagaaatatgatatttatggtAAGCCGTAATGAAAAGTATGATATATAagataatatataattcatgactaaatatctttaacaCAATGTTTATGATTTATGCTTACATTTGTACTGTTTTTAACAACTcgacaacccaacctaactcaTAACAGTATCGTGTAAAAGAGTAAAGAAGATAGTGGACCAAAAATATTTCAACTCAACCCGTGTGAGGGATATGAAGGAGAGGAATCACCGCCACATGCATACATGTGGCTAAAATccaatatttaatgtttactGGCACATGCCGTTGGATTGGTCTGGGTCTAATATGAAATGTTGAGTTAgtttgagaatgtttgctgaattcACCctacctaaatggtgtgaaagttatcttatttataatcaaacaatttagaaggatatggaaatagtaataaatgaaaataacaataaatagaaagatacctatggaaATAAAGCAAGTATtatatatttgccttataataaaatatcaaatataatatatacggtaaactataatttattactaaatatccttaacaccccaccgcaagctgagcgtcggatttgaacgaacgtgaagcttggatctgaaaaattcaaagtggttgagaaacacttttcgtgaagatgtcaacaacctggttcagaggaggcgtagagaaacactttcttggccatcgaaagggatcgccgctcagcggcgatgctgccttggcttcgacgagaatatgtctaacccatgaagagggattgtcgcttagcgacgatggtaccttggctctggtgagaatat is a window encoding:
- the LOC111778658 gene encoding protein BPS1, chloroplastic-like; translated protein: MSRPQTPPRQFFPFGNPFRMISPKGSNLPSKLAAILNAFERSLAERLRKLHPSSKDDVLSLSWMKLAMELLCETHSDIKTLIKELDLPVPDWNEKWIDVYLDISVKLLDICNAISSELSHLNQSNLMLRCVTHNLDSAESKRLTRARASLGQWRLNISSSNSRIKNCCTILDSLGESLDLPKVKNSAKGKVLMLALYGVKVQTVFMCSVFASAFLGSPKLFDLKIADTYSWGQTFSSLQNDVNNEIRSTYSHGKFTPLKELEAIDQCVANLHKIIPENPEVEEAKPLENAVSELQGKAEKLSEDLHLLTNEVDSFFQIVLAGRDALLSSLRDSETIWS